From the genome of Frateuria soli:
GGCCAGTTCGCCCTCCATGACCAGCCGGCCCTGGCTCAGGATGCCCACGTGGGTGGCCACCTGCTCGATCTCGCCCAGCAGGTGGCTGGACAGCAGCACGGTCACGCCGGCGCGGTCGGGCAACTCGCGCAGGAGCTGGCGCATGTCGGCCATGCCTTCCGGATCCAGGCCGTTGGTCGGTTCGTCCAGCACGAGCACCGGCGGCGCGCCCAGCAGTGCGCGCGCCAGCCCGAGCCGCTGGCGCATGCCCAGCGAGTAGTCGCCCACGCGACGACGCGCGTGCGCGTCCAGCTCGACCAGGGTCAGCACGCGTGCGACTTCGCTGGCCGGACAACCGAGCAGGCGCCGGGTGAGATCCAGGTTGGCCTCGCCGCTCAGGTTCACGTAGAAGCCCTGTGCCTCGAGCAAGGCGCCCACACGGCGCGCTGCGGCGCGCCGATCCGATGCCACGTCGATGCCGTCGATCACCGCGCGTCCGCTGTCGGCACGCAGCAGACCCAGCAGGATCTTCAGGGTCGTGGTCTTGCCGGCGCCGTTGCGGCCGAGGAACCCGTAGATGGCGCGACGGGGCACATGCATGGATACCCGGTCGACCACCAGGCGCTCGCCGAAGCGGCGACAGAGGTCCAGGGTGTGGATGGCGAGGGACATCGGGGTTTCCTTGCGTTTAAGTTTTAGATAAAGTTACTCCGGCTGTTTCGTTTAAGTCAAACATAAAGTTTTCGGAGTCCGCGATGACTGGTCTGAGCCGCTTCCAGCAGCACTGCCGCCTGTTGCGCCATGTCACGACCGCCGTTTGGCTCTGCCTCGCGCTGCTGTTGGTGCTGCCCTTCGTGCTGGTGCCGCTCGTGTCGCTGCTGGCGCATGGCGACACGAGCGGCCGCGGCTGGCGCGACCTGCTGGTGGCGGCGGTCCATGGGGTACCGGGCGCGTTCTATCTGTGGGGCCTGTGGGCCGTGCGCCGCGCGCTGGACGAACTGGCGCAGGGCAGGTTGTTTGCGGCGGCCGTGGCGCTGGCCCTGCGGCACATGGGCGTGGCGGTGATGGGCGGCGCGCTGTTCAACCTGTTCGCGGTGACCAACCTCACGCGGATGATCGAACACAGCCGTGGCGGCTATGCGTATTTCGATCTTTCGGGCATCGTGCTCGCAATCGTCGGTGCGGCGCTGGTCCTGCTCGCAAGGCTGGTGGAACAGGCGCGACGGATGGAGTCCGAGCTGGAAGGGATCGTCTGATGCCGATCCGAGTGACGCTGGATGAAGTGATCACCCGCAAGGGCCTCAAGGCGCGCGACCTGGCTGCCGAGGTCGGCATCAGCGAGACGCAGCTTTCGCTGTTCCGCTCGGGCAAGGTCAAGGGCATCCGCTTCCGCACGCTGGCGAAGATGTGTGCGGTGCTCAAGTGCAGGCCGGCCGACCTGCTCGACTACGCGTTCGACGCGGGCGACCTGGCGGACGTGCAGGCGGACGGCCAGGAGGAGTGATTCAGGACATCCCCCCGGGCGCGGTGCATCGCAGGCTGATGCCTGCAAAGAAGAAGGCCCCGCTCGCGCGGGGCCTTCCGTTGCCTGCTCAGGACACGTTCGGCTCGCTGAACGCCTCGATCTCTTCCTTGAAGTCGTTGATCGGCACGCAGCTGCAGAACACGTTCTTGTCGCCGTAGATGTTGTCCACGCGGGCCACCGGCGACCAGTACTTCTGGAACTTCAGGCTGGGCAGCGGGAAGGCCGCCAGCTCGCGCGGGTAGGCGTGGGACCACTCGGTGGCCGACACCTGCGTCGCGGTGTGCGGGGCGTGCTTGAGCGGGTTGTCCTCGCGGTCCAGGCGGCCGTCCTCGATCGCGCGGATCTCGTCGCGGATCTGGATCATCGCGTCGATGAAACGGTCCAGCTCCTGCTGCGATTCGGACTCGGTCGGCTCGACCATCAAGGTGCCGGCGACCGGGAAGCTCAGGGTCGGCGCGTGGAAGCCGAAGTCGATCAGGCGCTTGGCCACGTCCTCGGCGCTGATGCCGGTGGCGTCCTTGAGCGGGCGCAGGTCGAGGATGCACTCGTGCGCCACCAGGCCGTTGCGGCCGGTATAGAGCGTCTCGTAGTGGTCAGCCAGGCGCCTGGCGATGTAGTTGGCGTTGAGCAGCGCGACCTGAGTGGCGCGGCGCAGGCCTTCGCGCCCCATCAGCGTGATGTACATCCAGCTGATCGGCAGGATGGACG
Proteins encoded in this window:
- a CDS encoding ABC transporter ATP-binding protein, producing the protein MSLAIHTLDLCRRFGERLVVDRVSMHVPRRAIYGFLGRNGAGKTTTLKILLGLLRADSGRAVIDGIDVASDRRAAARRVGALLEAQGFYVNLSGEANLDLTRRLLGCPASEVARVLTLVELDAHARRRVGDYSLGMRQRLGLARALLGAPPVLVLDEPTNGLDPEGMADMRQLLRELPDRAGVTVLLSSHLLGEIEQVATHVGILSQGRLVMEGELAALKANLTADIRIEAGDLAGAAEVVRAHGLCVDTMPGRLVARLSPGADPRAQVAALNRALCAAGVEVHALQPGLPSLEQLYSVVSRSIAPMEVAS
- a CDS encoding DUF2975 domain-containing protein is translated as MTGLSRFQQHCRLLRHVTTAVWLCLALLLVLPFVLVPLVSLLAHGDTSGRGWRDLLVAAVHGVPGAFYLWGLWAVRRALDELAQGRLFAAAVALALRHMGVAVMGGALFNLFAVTNLTRMIEHSRGGYAYFDLSGIVLAIVGAALVLLARLVEQARRMESELEGIV
- a CDS encoding helix-turn-helix domain-containing protein, giving the protein MPIRVTLDEVITRKGLKARDLAAEVGISETQLSLFRSGKVKGIRFRTLAKMCAVLKCRPADLLDYAFDAGDLADVQADGQEE